One segment of Streptomyces sp. NBC_01463 DNA contains the following:
- a CDS encoding zinc ribbon domain-containing protein has protein sequence MIIFGTRGYLYQLAVLTLVCGWCGNPAAHTLRKRVTKFTLFFVPLFPFSTKYATQCTFCGGEQKIPKEQADQLLAQHVAAGDGNPFGQGQQQPGHAPGAQGQGQNPYQH, from the coding sequence ATGATCATTTTCGGTACGCGAGGCTATCTCTACCAACTGGCCGTCCTGACGCTGGTCTGCGGCTGGTGCGGGAATCCGGCCGCGCACACCCTGCGCAAGCGGGTGACGAAGTTCACGCTGTTCTTCGTGCCGCTGTTCCCCTTCTCGACGAAGTACGCCACCCAGTGCACCTTCTGCGGCGGTGAGCAGAAGATCCCCAAGGAGCAGGCCGATCAGCTGCTCGCCCAGCACGTGGCGGCCGGTGACGGGAATCCGTTCGGCCAGGGCCAGCAGCAGCCGGGGCACGCACCGGGCGCGCAGGGGCAGGGCCAGAACCCGTACCAGCACTGA
- a CDS encoding PBS lyase has product MFAGIDEVDWASMEHAYGPADDVPGLLQGLASADPAEREGALDGMYGAVHHQGDVYACTLACIPFLFELVVDPAVPDRGSVVELLTSIGGIDLDEDEIDEDEAEGAANYAMAAAAVSAGAGVFFALMADDDPGVRVSAPLALATLHGDPARVLTLLCERLAVERDEEVRLALVEAAGRLGLRHRSLTGPIADWLSRLAAEANPPGLRLAALAQLARCAPRSLPGDVVTVVSGLLRQLRSAPGEPGAGEVPEVREDPDGLADPDDCETSETSSCTAAAAHGEPEPAAADAAPVTLVGQVRAPAAEERTGRTAPWAADLLRTLHVGLDDRVAERTALLTDQLRSPDSGQRIDAVRMSSGLIRAWRGSYGELVRLVGEQLASHEPKLADAASHVLEELFCLAAPAADALAARVSADPGAWVKEWASGPPGLGSAVKALARLGDARALPALEAALERPEVPHDVGFAIGYLGAAAEPLAGLLRRRLSEVGLDEGAYDRASPLLAGLTALRAGEAAPEVLRVLRGAPEYRGEWLRTAALRALGSFGPAAHCAVPELRAMIRRPGTAAATEAAEALWAVDGDAGAVLPVLIEGLQAEHARERRSAASALGRLGPLAAVTAPRLRALLLHEELWLRVDAAIALWEVSGRAEESVPVLLAAWEKNRHVRVRVAECLARTGAAGAGSDAVHVLHAELASVRRHNAMDGGYGSHDTHEDEKLLALCRRALLGNTGKGPTT; this is encoded by the coding sequence GTGTTCGCGGGGATCGACGAGGTCGACTGGGCCTCGATGGAGCATGCCTACGGGCCTGCCGATGATGTGCCGGGCCTGCTTCAGGGCCTCGCGTCCGCCGATCCGGCGGAGCGCGAGGGCGCGCTGGACGGTATGTACGGGGCCGTGCACCACCAGGGGGACGTCTACGCCTGCACGCTCGCCTGCATCCCCTTCCTCTTCGAGCTGGTCGTCGATCCGGCCGTCCCGGACCGCGGCAGCGTCGTCGAGCTGCTGACCAGCATCGGCGGCATCGACCTCGACGAGGACGAGATCGACGAGGACGAGGCCGAGGGCGCGGCGAACTACGCGATGGCGGCGGCTGCCGTGAGCGCGGGCGCCGGCGTCTTCTTCGCGCTGATGGCCGACGACGACCCGGGGGTGCGGGTCTCCGCCCCGCTGGCCCTGGCCACGCTGCACGGCGATCCGGCGCGGGTCCTGACCCTGCTGTGCGAGCGGCTGGCGGTGGAACGGGACGAGGAGGTGCGCCTCGCCCTGGTCGAGGCGGCGGGGCGGCTCGGGCTGCGCCACCGTTCGCTGACCGGCCCCATCGCCGACTGGCTGAGCCGGCTGGCCGCGGAGGCGAACCCGCCGGGGCTGCGGCTGGCGGCCCTGGCCCAGCTGGCCAGGTGCGCGCCCCGGTCGCTTCCGGGCGATGTGGTGACGGTGGTGTCGGGCCTGCTGCGGCAGCTGCGCTCCGCACCGGGAGAGCCCGGAGCCGGCGAAGTGCCCGAGGTCCGCGAGGACCCTGACGGCCTCGCCGACCCCGATGACTGCGAGACCTCCGAGACCTCGTCGTGCACCGCGGCCGCGGCGCACGGCGAGCCCGAGCCCGCCGCTGCCGATGCCGCGCCGGTGACCCTGGTGGGGCAGGTGCGGGCGCCGGCAGCCGAGGAGCGGACCGGGCGGACGGCGCCCTGGGCCGCCGACCTGCTGCGCACCCTGCACGTCGGCCTGGACGACCGCGTCGCCGAGCGCACGGCGCTGCTGACCGATCAGCTCCGCAGCCCCGACTCCGGACAGCGCATCGACGCCGTCCGGATGAGCAGCGGGCTGATCCGGGCCTGGCGCGGTTCCTACGGGGAGCTCGTCCGGCTCGTGGGCGAGCAGCTCGCCTCGCACGAGCCGAAGCTCGCCGATGCCGCCTCGCACGTCCTGGAGGAGCTCTTCTGCCTGGCCGCACCCGCCGCTGACGCGCTGGCGGCCCGGGTCTCGGCGGATCCGGGCGCCTGGGTGAAGGAGTGGGCCAGCGGGCCGCCGGGGCTGGGCAGTGCGGTGAAGGCCCTGGCCCGGCTCGGCGACGCCCGCGCGCTGCCCGCGCTGGAGGCGGCCCTGGAGCGGCCCGAGGTGCCGCACGACGTGGGGTTCGCCATCGGTTATCTGGGCGCGGCCGCCGAGCCGCTGGCCGGACTGCTGCGCCGCAGGCTGAGCGAGGTCGGGCTCGACGAGGGGGCGTACGACCGGGCCAGCCCGCTGCTCGCCGGGCTGACCGCGCTCCGGGCGGGCGAGGCGGCGCCCGAGGTGCTGCGGGTGCTGCGCGGGGCTCCGGAGTACCGGGGCGAGTGGCTGCGTACGGCGGCGCTGCGGGCGCTCGGCTCGTTCGGGCCCGCGGCGCACTGCGCGGTCCCCGAGCTGCGGGCGATGATCCGCCGCCCCGGCACGGCGGCGGCCACGGAGGCGGCCGAGGCGCTGTGGGCCGTCGACGGGGACGCCGGGGCCGTGCTGCCGGTCCTGATCGAGGGGCTCCAGGCGGAGCACGCGCGCGAGCGGCGGTCGGCGGCGAGCGCGCTGGGCCGGCTCGGCCCGCTCGCGGCGGTGACCGCGCCCCGGCTGCGGGCGCTGCTGCTCCACGAGGAGCTGTGGCTGCGGGTGGACGCGGCGATCGCACTGTGGGAGGTTTCCGGTCGGGCCGAGGAGTCCGTTCCGGTACTCCTCGCGGCCTGGGAGAAGAACCGTCATGTCAGGGTTCGGGTGGCCGAATGCCTGGCGCGGACGGGGGCTGCTGGGGCAGGGTCGGACGCGGTACACGTGCTGCACGCCGAACTCGCCTCCGTACGCCGTCACAACGCGATGGACGGCGGATACGGCAGCCACGACACACACGAGGACGAAAAGCTGCTGGCGCTCTGCCGCCGGGCGCTCCTGGGGAATACGGGGAAGGGACCCACGACATGA
- a CDS encoding FtsW/RodA/SpoVE family cell cycle protein: MTATTADAPPPELRLPKRRGVELSLLIGAVLISVYGYAAVGLAHDDAVPPDVAGYGGGLGLLALLAHLAVRFRAPYADPLLLPIAVLLNGLGLVLIYRLDLETPKDQAAPTQLIWSTLGVAFFIAVVVFLRDHRVLQRYAYLSVAAALVLMIVPIFFPAVNGAKIWIRVGGFSFQPGEFAKILLAVFFAAYLAANHNALAYTGRRIWKLQLPTGRVLGPIVAIWLFSVGVLVLERDLGTSLLFFGLFVILLYVATGRTGWIAVGLLLAAVGAFVVGSFEPHVHSRVQDWLDPFASIDAGRGPGQLAQSLFAFAAGGMLGTGLGLGHSILIGFAAKSDFILATAGEELGLTGLTAVFLLYALLVARGYRAGLALRDAFGRLLSIGLASILALQVFVIAGGVMGLIPLTGMAMPFLAQGGSSVVTNWIIVALLIRVSDVARRPHPDEVETGVVAPALEDEQ; this comes from the coding sequence ATGACCGCAACGACGGCGGACGCACCCCCGCCCGAGCTGCGCCTGCCCAAGCGGCGCGGCGTAGAACTCTCGCTCCTCATCGGGGCCGTCCTGATCTCCGTCTACGGCTACGCCGCTGTCGGCCTGGCCCACGACGACGCGGTCCCGCCCGATGTCGCCGGATACGGCGGCGGCCTCGGGCTGCTCGCCCTGCTCGCCCATCTCGCCGTCCGCTTCCGCGCCCCGTACGCCGATCCGCTGCTGCTGCCCATCGCCGTCCTGCTCAACGGCCTGGGCCTGGTGCTGATCTACCGGCTCGACCTGGAGACCCCGAAGGACCAGGCGGCCCCCACCCAGCTGATCTGGTCCACGCTCGGCGTCGCGTTCTTCATCGCCGTGGTGGTGTTCCTGCGCGACCACCGGGTGCTCCAGCGCTATGCGTATCTGTCCGTCGCCGCCGCCCTCGTCCTGATGATCGTGCCGATCTTCTTCCCCGCGGTGAACGGCGCCAAGATCTGGATCCGGGTCGGCGGATTCTCCTTCCAGCCCGGCGAGTTCGCCAAGATCCTGCTCGCCGTGTTCTTCGCCGCCTACCTCGCGGCGAACCACAACGCCCTGGCGTACACCGGCCGCAGGATCTGGAAGCTCCAGCTCCCCACCGGGCGGGTGCTCGGGCCGATCGTCGCGATCTGGCTGTTCAGCGTCGGTGTCCTGGTCCTGGAACGTGACCTGGGGACCTCGCTGCTGTTCTTCGGCCTCTTCGTGATCCTGCTGTACGTGGCGACCGGCAGGACCGGCTGGATCGCCGTCGGCCTGCTGCTGGCCGCTGTCGGCGCGTTCGTCGTCGGCTCCTTCGAACCGCATGTGCACAGCCGGGTGCAGGACTGGCTCGACCCGTTCGCGTCCATCGACGCCGGCCGGGGCCCCGGGCAGCTCGCCCAGTCGCTGTTCGCCTTCGCCGCGGGCGGGATGCTCGGCACCGGGCTGGGGCTCGGCCACTCCATCCTCATCGGCTTCGCCGCCAAGTCCGACTTCATCCTGGCGACGGCCGGCGAGGAGCTCGGCCTGACCGGGCTGACCGCCGTCTTCCTGCTGTACGCCCTGCTGGTGGCCCGGGGATACCGGGCCGGGCTCGCCCTGCGCGACGCGTTCGGACGGCTGCTGTCGATCGGGCTCGCCTCGATCCTGGCGCTCCAGGTGTTCGTGATCGCGGGCGGGGTGATGGGGCTGATCCCCCTGACGGGCATGGCGATGCCGTTCCTCGCGCAGGGCGGCTCATCCGTGGTCACCAACTGGATCATCGTGGCGCTGCTGATCCGGGTCAGCGACGTGGCCCGCAGACCCCACCCCGACGAGGTGGAGACCGGCGTCGTCGCACCGGCCCTGGAGGACGAGCAGTGA
- a CDS encoding HAMP domain-containing histidine kinase, with product MSRRRADEPPVRASRRRLRLPAWTATLTWRSAVFITVMCCVLAALLGVLVHTAVTRQTVGHAREKALFRLTDVTAAYEAGEALPPRSGLDPPGLPASLRALAVGGKRGTMVADHLGRPTMWAAAPADGHALATQIDYSQSARTINGLDGAIVGSSLLAIGATLLVGAFSVTRVTRRLHQTARVARRIGAGDLDARVNDPRTADPARRQDEVAIVAGALDTMASTLQRKLVSEQRFTADVAHELRTPLTGLSAAAELLPPGRPSELVQDRVRAMRALTEDLLEVSRLDARTERVDLAVHELAPLTERVARTFGPGTEVRYAADGPPVRVETDRRRLERVLGNLIGNAHRHGRPPVVVTVDGPVVTVRDHGDGFPEYLTAGGPQRFRTEGGGKGHGLGLTIATGQAGVMGAGLVFENAPDGGAVARLTLPEYVRLDHDDEPPA from the coding sequence GTGAGCCGCCGCCGGGCGGACGAGCCCCCGGTCCGCGCCTCCCGGCGGCGGCTGCGGCTGCCCGCCTGGACCGCGACGCTCACCTGGAGGTCCGCGGTCTTCATCACCGTCATGTGCTGCGTGCTCGCCGCCCTGCTGGGCGTCCTGGTGCACACCGCCGTCACCCGGCAGACCGTCGGTCACGCCCGCGAGAAGGCACTGTTCAGGCTGACGGACGTGACCGCCGCCTACGAGGCGGGCGAGGCGCTGCCGCCGCGTTCCGGGCTCGATCCGCCGGGGCTGCCCGCGTCGCTGCGCGCCCTGGCGGTGGGCGGGAAGCGGGGCACGATGGTGGCCGACCACCTCGGCCGCCCCACGATGTGGGCCGCCGCCCCGGCCGACGGGCACGCGCTGGCGACGCAGATCGACTACAGCCAGAGCGCCCGCACGATCAACGGCCTGGACGGGGCGATCGTCGGCTCCTCGCTGCTGGCGATCGGCGCCACGCTGCTCGTCGGCGCGTTCTCCGTCACCCGGGTCACCCGGCGGCTGCACCAGACCGCGCGGGTGGCCCGCCGGATCGGGGCGGGCGATCTGGACGCCCGCGTCAACGACCCCCGCACGGCCGACCCCGCGCGCCGGCAGGATGAGGTGGCGATCGTCGCGGGGGCACTGGACACGATGGCCTCGACGCTCCAGCGCAAACTCGTGTCCGAGCAGCGCTTCACCGCGGATGTGGCGCACGAGCTGCGCACCCCGCTGACCGGTCTGTCGGCCGCCGCCGAACTGCTGCCGCCGGGCCGCCCGTCGGAGCTGGTGCAGGACCGGGTCCGGGCGATGCGCGCGCTGACGGAGGACCTGCTGGAGGTCTCCCGGCTCGACGCCCGTACCGAGCGGGTCGATCTCGCCGTGCACGAACTGGCGCCGCTCACCGAGCGGGTGGCGCGGACCTTCGGGCCCGGCACCGAGGTCAGGTACGCGGCGGACGGGCCGCCCGTGCGTGTCGAGACGGACAGGCGTCGGCTGGAGCGGGTGCTCGGCAATCTGATCGGCAACGCGCACCGGCACGGCCGCCCGCCGGTGGTGGTGACGGTCGACGGGCCGGTGGTGACCGTACGCGACCACGGCGACGGCTTCCCGGAGTATCTGACCGCGGGCGGTCCGCAGCGTTTCCGCACGGAGGGCGGCGGCAAGGGGCACGGCCTCGGGCTGACCATCGCCACCGGGCAGGCCGGTGTGATGGGCGCCGGGCTGGTCTTCGAGAACGCGCCGGACGGCGGGGCGGTGGCCCGGCTGACGCTGCCGGAGTACGTACGCCTGGACCATGACGACGAGCCACCCGCATAG